The genomic segment ATCCCAAATCCATGCAGAAAACGCCAAAAGAATTTTAAAGATAACATCGTGAAAAAGGCAAACTGATCATTCGGTGCATCACCTTGATGACCGTGTACGGTTAAAATTTCTTGCCCTGTTTTTTTATATTTCAGTACGAGTGCCTCAATAGGCTGAAGACCTTTTAAAAAATCAAAAAATTCTTCTGTGTATTCATCGTAATTTGTATAATAGTTCTTTTCAACAAATTTAGGGTTCTTTAAAGCAATATCGTGATTGCCATACAATTTTATTAAACGATTATCATCAAAAAATTTTTTGATGATATCGAATACTTCATTATGTGCATTTTTGGTATAAGTAAAATCAGAGTATTCTAACAGTTCATCTCCATCGCCAGCTTCCACATAAGTAAAACCGTTTTTATAGTAATACTTTAAAGCGTGAAGAAAGATATTACGGTTTCGAGTGAATTCATCTGAGATATTCCCATTCCCTCGATGGATATCACTAAAGAAAACATATTTTGAATTTTCGTCAAATTCTTCTACTCTAGCCTTCTTGTATGCTTCGGTTAAACGTTTATCTGTGAACATCTTTTTCACCCCATAATTAGTTGACAATTTTTTACATAAGCAACTGAATAGTTATTCTTATTATCAGTATACTTTATCTGGTCTGGTTTAAAAAATAATTGCCTTCTAATTTCCGTTCACTCTCAATTAGATTATGCAAAAATCAATCAGTTAAGAACTTGGGATGAAAAGTTACTTTTTTACTTAACATAAAGACAAAAAACGTCCAATTTCACAAATGAACGTTTTTTTGTTGTAGGAAGTTTTATCACAGCCTCGTACTT from the Carnobacterium inhibens subsp. inhibens DSM 13024 genome contains:
- a CDS encoding metallophosphoesterase; translation: MFTDKRLTEAYKKARVEEFDENSKYVFFSDIHRGNGNISDEFTRNRNIFLHALKYYYKNGFTYVEAGDGDELLEYSDFTYTKNAHNEVFDIIKKFFDDNRLIKLYGNHDIALKNPKFVEKNYYTNYDEYTEEFFDFLKGLQPIEALVLKYKKTGQEILTVHGHQGDAPNDQFAFFTMLSLKFFWRFLHGFGIRNPSSPVKNVTKRHKIEKNFNKWIRKNKIMLICGHTHRFKYPKDKELPYFNTGCCVYPTIITGIEISEGQVRLVRWETKVSKKGVLTIEKDTMRGPEPIEEFDMRLEGWNKNNSTI